A window of Paraburkholderia sp. ZP32-5 genomic DNA:
GTCGTGATCGCGCGTCATGCTTTCGGCGAGCAGTATCGCGCGAAGGAAATCGTCGTTGACCGGCCGGGCACGGTCAAGCTCGTTTTCGAGCCCGAGGACGGTGGCGAGCCGATCGTGCAGAACGTTCACGCGTTCTCCGGCAATGGCGTCGCGCTCGGCATTTTCAACACTGACGAATCGATCCGCGGCTTCGCGCGCGCCTGCCTGAACTTCGGCCTGCAGCGTGGCTATCCGGTCTACTTTTCACACAAGGCGACCGTGCTGAAGCAGTACGACGGGCGCTTCATGGAGATTTTCGCCGAGGAGTTCGAAGCGTTCGAAGATGCGTATCGCGCGGCGGGGCTTGTCTACGAAGCACGGCTCATCGACGACATGGTGGCCTTCAGCCTGAAGTCGACGGGCGGCTATCTATGGGCCTGCAAAAATTACGACGGCGACGTGCAGTCGGACTATCTCGCCCAGGGCTACGGCTCGCCCGGGCTCATGACCTCGGTGCTGATGTCGCCCGACGGCCGTTATGTTCTGACGGAAACGGCGCATGGCACGGCGGTGCGGCACTACCGGCAGTTTCGCGACGGCGAGCCCACGTCGAGCAATCCTCTTGCGACGATCGTCGCGTGGACCCGTGCCCTTGCGCAACGCGGCCGCTTCGACGGCACGCCCGAGGTCGAGCGGTTCGCGGCGCTGCTCGAGCGCACCTGCATCGAACTCGTCGAAGCCGGC
This region includes:
- a CDS encoding NADP-dependent isocitrate dehydrogenase; translation: MSNKIKVGMPLVEMQGDEMARIMWEWVRDRLILPFVDVELVQFDLGIENRERTDDKVTHEAAQAAKTYGVALKCSTITPDRARQQEFGLTRLYPSPNGTIRNALDGTLFREPLICANVPRGVAHWDRPVVIARHAFGEQYRAKEIVVDRPGTVKLVFEPEDGGEPIVQNVHAFSGNGVALGIFNTDESIRGFARACLNFGLQRGYPVYFSHKATVLKQYDGRFMEIFAEEFEAFEDAYRAAGLVYEARLIDDMVAFSLKSTGGYLWACKNYDGDVQSDYLAQGYGSPGLMTSVLMSPDGRYVLTETAHGTAVRHYRQFRDGEPTSSNPLATIVAWTRALAQRGRFDGTPEVERFAALLERTCIELVEAGTMTRDLARLIGPRQTYVSAEEFVAQAAQAMRVRVA